A single region of the Bacillus cereus genome encodes:
- a CDS encoding DUF2642 domain-containing protein: MCLFRKYWHKLSRLFNRQLGYFLDDKLLPAVERLLFSQNFAKFIQRNSKQATEDFIESSQFQSIICNILKECNTSPFKEIAKQYLGKNVEITVTVGQLTGVIVAVGDDFLTLQEGIGTEVLLPFTSIISIKEV; this comes from the coding sequence ATGTGTCTGTTCAGAAAATATTGGCATAAATTATCCCGACTGTTTAATAGACAATTAGGCTATTTTTTAGATGACAAGTTACTGCCTGCTGTGGAACGACTTTTATTTTCACAAAACTTCGCAAAGTTTATTCAAAGAAATTCTAAGCAAGCTACGGAAGATTTTATAGAATCAAGTCAATTCCAATCTATTATTTGTAACATTTTAAAAGAATGTAATACATCACCATTTAAAGAAATTGCAAAGCAGTATTTAGGTAAAAACGTCGAAATTACTGTGACAGTTGGACAGTTAACGGGTGTTATTGTAGCAGTTGGTGACGATTTCTTAACACTACAAGAAGGAATAGGAACTGAAGTTTTATTACCATTTACAAGTATTATATCAATTAAAGAAGTGTAA
- the pflA gene encoding pyruvate formate-lyase-activating protein yields the protein MVKGRIHSVESCGTVDGPGIRYVIFTQGCLLRCQYCHNADTWEIGKGKEITVEEVMQDVTCYLPFIEASGGGITVSGGEPLLQLDFLIELFKKCKEAGIHTTIDSSGGCYSEEPEFQNKLDMLMDYTDLVLLDLKHIDSKKHRKLTGKPNEHILQFARYLSDKKKPIWVRHVLVPGVTDGEEDLQKLSSFIQSLSNVKKVEVLPYHKLGVYKWEALGHKYPLADVNPPTEENVEHAKHILKAV from the coding sequence ATGGTAAAAGGAAGAATACATTCTGTAGAGTCTTGTGGTACTGTTGATGGCCCAGGGATTCGTTATGTCATATTTACACAAGGGTGTTTATTACGTTGTCAATATTGTCATAATGCTGATACGTGGGAAATCGGTAAGGGTAAAGAAATAACAGTTGAAGAAGTGATGCAGGATGTGACATGTTACCTTCCATTTATTGAAGCTTCTGGAGGCGGTATAACAGTTAGCGGTGGAGAGCCACTATTACAGCTAGACTTCTTAATTGAGTTGTTTAAAAAGTGTAAAGAAGCTGGTATCCATACAACGATCGATTCTTCTGGCGGTTGTTATTCTGAAGAACCAGAATTCCAAAATAAGCTAGATATGTTAATGGATTATACAGATTTAGTTTTATTGGATTTGAAGCATATTGATTCAAAGAAACATCGTAAATTAACAGGGAAACCAAATGAACACATTTTACAATTTGCTCGTTATTTATCGGATAAAAAGAAACCAATTTGGGTAAGACATGTATTGGTTCCTGGTGTTACCGATGGTGAAGAGGATCTGCAAAAATTATCAAGTTTTATTCAAAGTCTATCGAATGTTAAGAAAGTGGAAGTGTTGCCATATCATAAACTCGGTGTTTATAAATGGGAGGCACTTGGGCATAAGTATCCACTTGCGGATGTGAATCCACCGACAGAAGAAAATGTTGAGCATGCAAAACATATTTTAAAAGCAGTCTAA
- a CDS encoding nucleotide sugar dehydrogenase: protein MDASSKVTIIGLGYVGLPLAVLFAERGHAVLGLDKDTRKIELIIKGESYIPDVSSSVLQNLLNERKLIVNTPDKGVTEFQNSEYVIVTVPTPINENKEPDLSALVSASYYIQQHLKKGQTFIFESSTYPGTLEEVIIPIISQTGKKVGEDYYIGYSPERIDPANSQYSVETIPKVISGQTEQCKQKVQDLYSTIFDVVVPVSSPKVAEMCKLFENIQRLVNISLVNELNILCESLNINFYEALEAASTKPFGFTPYWPGPGIGGHCIPVDPLYFQWRIRKAGAISQLIEAAHVINEEMPEKIIGKVKGVMQSPATVLIVGIAYKKDVNDLRESPALPIIQLLIKEGYKIEYHDPYISTAKIGDTLYQSVPLDEQIIKEADCILIVTDHSNIDWNLFKGIERLIDTRGIIKKVSV from the coding sequence ATGGATGCTAGTAGTAAAGTAACCATTATTGGATTAGGATATGTTGGTCTTCCTTTGGCTGTCCTTTTTGCAGAAAGAGGACATGCTGTACTTGGATTAGATAAAGATACTAGGAAGATAGAATTAATAATCAAAGGAGAAAGTTATATTCCTGATGTTTCTTCTAGCGTATTACAAAATTTATTGAACGAGAGAAAATTAATAGTAAATACACCAGATAAAGGTGTTACGGAGTTCCAAAATAGTGAGTATGTTATTGTGACTGTGCCAACGCCAATTAATGAGAATAAAGAACCCGATTTAAGTGCCCTCGTTTCAGCCTCTTATTATATACAACAACACCTTAAAAAAGGACAAACCTTCATTTTTGAAAGCTCCACATATCCAGGTACACTGGAGGAAGTTATCATTCCTATTATTTCTCAAACAGGTAAAAAGGTAGGAGAAGATTATTATATTGGGTATTCTCCAGAGCGAATTGATCCAGCGAATAGCCAGTATTCAGTCGAAACAATTCCAAAAGTTATTAGTGGACAAACCGAGCAGTGTAAACAAAAAGTACAGGATTTGTATAGCACTATATTTGATGTAGTCGTTCCAGTTAGCTCTCCGAAAGTAGCCGAGATGTGTAAGCTATTTGAAAATATTCAGCGCTTAGTTAATATTTCATTAGTAAATGAGTTAAATATACTTTGTGAAAGTTTGAATATTAATTTTTATGAGGCGCTTGAAGCTGCATCTACAAAACCGTTTGGATTTACTCCGTATTGGCCAGGTCCAGGAATAGGGGGACATTGTATCCCGGTAGATCCTTTGTATTTTCAATGGAGAATAAGAAAGGCTGGAGCAATTAGTCAATTAATTGAGGCAGCACATGTAATTAATGAAGAAATGCCAGAGAAAATAATCGGGAAAGTAAAAGGTGTGATGCAATCACCAGCAACGGTTTTAATTGTAGGGATTGCATATAAGAAAGATGTAAATGATTTGAGAGAATCACCAGCGTTGCCAATTATTCAATTATTAATAAAAGAAGGATACAAGATAGAATATCATGATCCGTATATTTCTACAGCGAAAATTGGAGATACACTATATCAATCCGTCCCATTAGATGAACAAATAATTAAAGAAGCGGATTGTATTTTAATTGTAACGGATCACTCTAATATCGATTGGAATCTATTTAAAGGAATTGAGCGATTAATAGATACACGTGGAATTATAAAGAAGGTGAGTGTATGA
- a CDS encoding GNAT family N-acetyltransferase, producing the protein MLKKRDLHDSHVLYELMVDPAVFPFVRQKAYSYEEYLFLTKQTIEAEERGELISRTILDEWGNPIGTITLFDVQEKAGFLGTWLGKPYHGKGYNKLAKDSFFSELFYELDIETIFMRIRKINIRSIKAAEKLQYVNLANETRKAVYDEINANEEVYNLYEIPKDQYTLATMRDTTFQDAHHLKEA; encoded by the coding sequence GTGTTGAAAAAACGCGACTTACACGACAGCCACGTTCTATACGAATTAATGGTGGATCCAGCTGTCTTCCCTTTTGTGCGTCAAAAGGCTTATTCTTATGAGGAATATTTATTTTTAACGAAACAAACGATTGAAGCTGAAGAGCGTGGGGAATTAATTTCACGCACAATTTTAGATGAATGGGGTAACCCTATCGGAACAATTACCTTATTTGATGTGCAAGAAAAAGCCGGATTCCTTGGAACATGGCTTGGAAAACCATACCATGGCAAAGGCTATAATAAATTGGCGAAAGATTCATTTTTTAGCGAACTTTTCTACGAATTAGATATTGAAACAATTTTTATGCGTATTCGCAAAATAAATATTCGTTCTATTAAAGCTGCCGAAAAACTACAATATGTAAATCTAGCAAATGAAACAAGAAAAGCCGTTTATGATGAAATTAACGCAAATGAAGAAGTATATAACCTATATGAAATTCCAAAAGATCAATATACACTTGCTACAATGCGAGATACAACATTCCAAGACGCCCACCACTTAAAAGAAGCGTAA
- a CDS encoding glycosyltransferase family 2 protein: MYLYACLLFLMFAWKGKSDASMKVSVVIPVHNEASTLSQVLVEVEKLEPYEIIVVDNGSTDETKEIAVQHHCHVIYYKYSLGNDVGRAIGAREAKGDIVLFLDGDIVIDNIELQRFVKGIQQGHQIVVNNLTWSVYLKVRPHYTTVGKCMLNRYLNKKELVVGSLIAIPHAMSREVIKRLGWWNLADPALFQAMAMSRGVDIVDMASVDVIHTNKIRPVHTGTSPGSPYPKATSRIMGDHLRALQYVIETYGKRGGFSEGNRDREFIGKYKPALLQKEKAKYSAIIPVSEEKMTIRSVIQEVKKAGVDEIIVVANGADDETIKQAKLENVIVVEFTKALGHNVARAIGAMHATADICLFVDGDFAIPAKKLIPFLHAIEDGNDVALNDLQCLLDMFHPADPISMGKYFVNLVAKRPDLWNNSLTAVPHAMRKKVIEKIGYDSLIIPPLAQMKAILEECSITAVEFVDVIKTNRVRPEQHGFVNGRIPAFDRIFGDQLEAIAYLLQYKDERGGFTDGERDRDIIQQLRKEEENIDGC, from the coding sequence ATGTACTTGTACGCATGCCTATTATTTCTTATGTTCGCTTGGAAGGGTAAGAGTGATGCAAGTATGAAAGTATCAGTTGTTATTCCAGTGCATAATGAAGCAAGTACTTTATCACAAGTTTTAGTAGAAGTGGAGAAGCTCGAGCCTTATGAAATTATCGTAGTAGATAATGGATCGACAGATGAGACAAAGGAAATAGCCGTCCAACATCATTGCCATGTAATTTATTATAAATATTCTCTTGGCAATGATGTTGGACGGGCAATTGGAGCTAGAGAAGCAAAAGGTGACATCGTATTATTTTTAGATGGTGATATCGTTATTGATAATATAGAGCTACAACGTTTTGTGAAAGGAATCCAGCAGGGGCATCAAATTGTTGTGAATAATTTAACTTGGTCTGTGTATTTAAAGGTGAGACCACATTATACGACAGTTGGAAAATGTATGTTGAATCGTTATTTGAATAAAAAAGAGCTTGTTGTCGGATCTTTAATCGCAATTCCACATGCGATGAGTAGAGAAGTTATCAAGAGGCTTGGATGGTGGAATTTAGCAGATCCAGCATTATTTCAAGCAATGGCGATGTCTAGAGGAGTAGATATTGTCGATATGGCTTCGGTCGATGTAATTCACACAAATAAAATTCGTCCTGTGCATACTGGCACATCACCTGGTTCTCCTTATCCGAAAGCGACTAGTCGTATTATGGGTGATCATTTACGTGCTTTGCAATATGTAATCGAAACATATGGTAAACGTGGCGGTTTTTCGGAGGGAAACAGGGATAGAGAGTTTATAGGGAAGTATAAACCAGCTTTATTACAAAAGGAAAAGGCGAAATATAGTGCGATTATACCAGTGTCAGAAGAAAAAATGACTATCAGATCTGTTATACAAGAAGTGAAAAAAGCAGGTGTAGATGAAATTATAGTTGTTGCGAATGGAGCAGATGATGAGACGATTAAACAAGCAAAGTTAGAGAATGTTATTGTAGTGGAATTCACGAAGGCGCTTGGACATAATGTAGCACGAGCGATAGGGGCTATGCATGCTACGGCAGATATTTGTTTATTTGTTGATGGTGACTTTGCTATTCCGGCAAAAAAACTAATTCCATTTTTGCATGCTATTGAAGACGGGAATGATGTGGCGTTAAATGATTTGCAATGTTTGTTAGATATGTTTCATCCAGCAGATCCAATTAGTATGGGGAAATATTTCGTGAATTTGGTAGCAAAACGACCAGACTTATGGAACAACTCGTTAACGGCAGTACCACATGCTATGCGTAAAAAGGTAATAGAGAAAATTGGGTATGATTCTCTTATCATTCCACCATTAGCTCAAATGAAAGCTATTTTAGAAGAGTGTTCTATTACAGCAGTGGAATTTGTAGATGTTATAAAAACAAATCGAGTACGCCCAGAGCAACATGGGTTTGTAAATGGACGTATTCCAGCATTTGACCGTATTTTTGGTGATCAGCTTGAGGCGATTGCGTATTTATTACAATATAAGGACGAACGCGGAGGATTTACAGATGGAGAGCGGGATAGAGATATAATTCAACAATTGAGAAAGGAAGAAGAAAATATAGATGGATGCTAG
- a CDS encoding NAD-dependent epimerase/dehydratase family protein → MSKKCLITGGAGFIGSHLAEELVKRGYVVTIVDNFYKGKNKYHDELMKEIRVIPISVLDKNSIYELVNQHDVVFHLAAILGVKTTMEKSIELIETNFDGTRNILQAALKGKKKVVFASTSEVYGKAKPPFSEEGDRLYGATSKIRWSYAVCKTLEETLCLGYALEGLPITVVRYFNIYGPRAKDGPYAGVIPRFISAALQGEDILVYGDGMQTRCFTHVSDAVEATIRAMDEKVNGEIINIGSENEKSIKEVAEVIKKLTKSSSKIVQVPFEEVYPYGFEEIPNRRPDVTKLKELVQFQATVTWEQGLKETIKWFREENNG, encoded by the coding sequence ATGAGTAAGAAATGTTTAATTACAGGTGGGGCAGGATTTATTGGATCGCATTTAGCTGAAGAGCTGGTGAAAAGAGGTTATGTGGTCACAATCGTTGATAACTTCTATAAAGGAAAAAATAAATATCATGATGAGTTAATGAAAGAAATTCGGGTTATTCCAATAAGTGTTTTAGATAAAAATTCTATTTATGAATTAGTAAATCAACATGATGTAGTATTTCATTTAGCGGCAATTTTAGGTGTAAAAACGACAATGGAAAAGAGTATAGAGCTTATTGAAACGAATTTTGATGGAACGAGAAACATTTTACAAGCAGCGCTAAAAGGAAAGAAGAAAGTAGTCTTTGCGTCTACTTCAGAAGTATATGGTAAGGCAAAGCCACCCTTCTCTGAAGAGGGGGATCGATTATACGGGGCAACTTCTAAAATACGTTGGAGTTATGCGGTGTGTAAAACGTTAGAAGAAACATTATGTTTAGGATACGCTTTAGAAGGTTTACCTATAACGGTTGTTCGTTATTTTAATATTTATGGTCCAAGAGCGAAAGATGGTCCGTATGCAGGGGTAATCCCACGATTTATCAGTGCGGCCTTGCAAGGAGAAGACATCCTTGTATATGGAGATGGAATGCAGACGCGTTGCTTTACGCATGTAAGTGATGCGGTAGAGGCAACGATTCGAGCGATGGATGAGAAGGTAAATGGTGAGATTATTAATATAGGTTCTGAGAATGAAAAAAGTATAAAAGAAGTAGCAGAAGTAATTAAAAAGCTAACGAAATCTTCTTCAAAGATTGTCCAAGTTCCTTTCGAAGAGGTATACCCATATGGCTTTGAAGAAATTCCAAATAGAAGACCGGATGTAACGAAATTAAAAGAACTTGTGCAGTTTCAAGCGACAGTAACGTGGGAACAAGGATTGAAAGAAACTATTAAGTGGTTTCGTGAAGAAAATAATGGCTAA
- a CDS encoding glycosyltransferase family 2 protein yields the protein MAKSLSIIIPVCNEVDTISDVIQSVKGLNPVEIIVVANGCNDGTEEVADRLGCKVIKYTELLGNDVGRAVGAKHAIGDVLLFIDGDFAIQTSKLQLFLNPILHDQADIVLNNLDALFLKKQKPHSVTVWRQILNAMLEREALKIDSLLSVPHALTKEVVQSIGYECFVNPIVAHLRLVQSKWRISRHCAIDVITPNKFRPTEHAAYGTGLSPSEKRMIGDHIEAVAERIVGSDERGGYYDGNRKRESVYHTLSFEDFYQGWGVTSKLYKGKQLSVIIPVQDEEKTIGNVIEEIRKIEPFEIIVVVNGSSDQTVTIAKEKGATTIVYKEALGNDVGRSLGTYFAKGDIVLFIDGDFVIPARELYPFAKAIADGMDVALNDLNHYLDLRVPLHLVTAFKYALNLACDRKDLGVGSLIAVPNAFSRKCLKEIGYRSLLSPCVAQVKAILSGFEIACVSRIEVDKMNRIRPNEHFAKIGHPPAVLRIIGDHIEGLEQLIVLEGSRGGFYDGNRKRDVLE from the coding sequence ATGGCTAAGTCGCTATCAATTATTATACCTGTATGTAATGAAGTGGATACGATTTCAGACGTTATTCAATCGGTAAAAGGATTAAATCCAGTAGAGATTATTGTAGTAGCAAACGGTTGTAATGATGGTACAGAAGAGGTTGCTGATCGATTAGGATGTAAAGTAATCAAGTATACAGAGTTACTAGGGAATGATGTTGGTCGTGCAGTTGGCGCAAAACACGCCATAGGTGATGTATTACTATTTATAGATGGAGATTTTGCTATTCAAACTTCAAAATTACAATTATTCCTAAATCCAATTTTACATGATCAGGCCGACATCGTTTTAAATAATTTGGACGCACTATTTTTAAAAAAACAAAAACCGCACTCTGTGACAGTATGGCGTCAAATATTAAATGCAATGTTAGAGCGTGAAGCGTTAAAAATTGATTCTTTATTATCCGTACCTCATGCGTTGACGAAAGAAGTTGTTCAAAGTATTGGATATGAATGTTTTGTTAATCCTATTGTGGCTCATTTACGCCTAGTTCAAAGTAAATGGAGAATTAGTCGTCATTGTGCAATTGATGTTATTACGCCAAATAAATTTCGGCCGACTGAGCATGCTGCGTATGGCACGGGTCTTTCTCCATCTGAAAAACGGATGATAGGTGATCATATAGAAGCTGTAGCGGAGCGGATAGTAGGCAGTGATGAGCGCGGAGGATATTATGACGGAAATAGGAAAAGAGAAAGTGTCTATCATACGTTAAGTTTCGAAGATTTTTATCAAGGATGGGGCGTTACATCTAAGTTGTATAAAGGAAAGCAATTATCGGTCATTATTCCTGTACAAGATGAAGAAAAAACGATTGGAAATGTTATAGAAGAGATTCGCAAAATTGAACCTTTTGAAATTATCGTTGTTGTAAATGGGTCGTCTGATCAAACAGTAACGATTGCAAAAGAAAAGGGAGCAACAACAATTGTATATAAAGAAGCACTTGGAAACGATGTAGGGCGTTCACTTGGAACTTATTTTGCAAAAGGGGATATTGTGTTGTTTATAGACGGTGACTTTGTTATTCCGGCTAGAGAATTATATCCTTTCGCAAAAGCTATTGCAGATGGAATGGATGTCGCATTAAATGATCTAAATCATTATTTAGATTTAAGAGTACCGCTTCATCTTGTAACTGCATTTAAATATGCATTAAATTTAGCTTGTGATAGAAAAGATCTAGGAGTAGGCTCTCTTATCGCTGTACCGAATGCGTTTAGCCGTAAGTGTTTGAAAGAAATCGGGTATAGATCTTTACTGTCACCGTGTGTAGCACAAGTGAAAGCTATTCTGTCAGGATTCGAAATTGCATGTGTAAGTCGTATAGAGGTAGATAAGATGAATCGTATTCGTCCCAATGAACATTTTGCAAAAATAGGTCATCCTCCAGCTGTTTTGCGTATTATAGGTGATCATATAGAAGGATTAGAGCAATTAATTGTATTAGAAGGCAGTCGTGGTGGATTCTATGATGGGAATAGAAAAAGAGATGTTTTAGAGTAG
- a CDS encoding diglucosyl diacylglycerol synthase, whose product MIKNPKVLILTAHYGNGHVQVAKTLEQTFRQKGIKDVIVCDLFGESHPVITDITKYLYLKSYTIGKELYRLFYYGVEKIYDKKIASWYANFGRKRLKSLLQVEKPDIVINTFPIIAVPELKKQIGISIPVYNVLTDFCVHKIWIHREVDRYFVATDHVKKVMVDIGVPAEQIVETGIPIRGSFELKINPEIIYNKYQLCKDKKILLIVAGAHGVLGSVKELCQSFMSVPNLQVVVVCGKNEALKQDLLGLQEQSSDTLKVFGYVENIDELFRVTSCMITKPGGITLSEAAALQVPVILYKPVPGQENENALYFERKGAAVVIRDDSEVFAKTEALLQDDIKLLQMKEAMKSIYRPEPAGHIVDAILAENHAEPSRIPIKSPALAESFT is encoded by the coding sequence TTGATAAAAAACCCCAAGGTTTTAATATTAACTGCACATTACGGTAACGGCCATGTGCAAGTAGCGAAAACATTAGAACAAACCTTTCGCCAAAAAGGAATCAAAGATGTAATTGTATGCGACTTGTTTGGAGAATCACATCCAGTTATAACCGATATTACAAAATATTTATATTTAAAAAGTTATACGATAGGAAAAGAATTATATCGTTTGTTTTATTATGGTGTAGAGAAAATTTATGATAAAAAAATAGCATCTTGGTATGCGAATTTTGGGAGAAAGCGTTTGAAATCGCTATTACAGGTAGAGAAACCGGATATTGTTATTAATACCTTTCCAATCATCGCTGTACCAGAATTGAAAAAGCAAATAGGTATTTCTATTCCTGTTTATAACGTATTAACGGATTTTTGCGTTCATAAAATATGGATCCATCGAGAAGTAGATCGTTATTTTGTAGCAACCGATCATGTGAAAAAAGTGATGGTTGATATTGGTGTGCCTGCAGAGCAAATTGTTGAAACAGGGATTCCGATTCGTGGTAGTTTTGAGCTAAAGATAAATCCAGAAATTATATATAATAAATATCAGTTATGTAAGGATAAAAAGATTTTACTAATTGTAGCAGGTGCTCATGGTGTGCTAGGAAGTGTAAAAGAGCTATGCCAGTCATTTATGTCAGTACCAAACTTACAAGTGGTTGTCGTTTGTGGAAAAAACGAAGCTTTAAAGCAGGATTTATTGGGGCTGCAGGAGCAAAGTTCTGATACTTTAAAAGTATTTGGTTATGTTGAAAACATTGATGAATTATTCCGTGTTACTTCTTGTATGATTACGAAGCCTGGTGGTATTACATTAAGCGAAGCAGCAGCATTACAAGTACCTGTCATTTTATATAAGCCTGTCCCAGGACAAGAAAATGAAAATGCGTTGTATTTTGAAAGAAAAGGGGCTGCAGTTGTAATCCGTGATGATAGTGAAGTTTTTGCAAAAACAGAGGCGTTATTGCAAGATGATATAAAGCTTCTCCAAATGAAAGAAGCGATGAAAAGTATTTATCGTCCTGAACCAGCTGGTCATATCGTGGATGCAATTTTGGCAGAAAATCATGCAGAGCCGAGTCGTATACCTATTAAATCACCAGCTCTTGCCGAATCTTTTACTTAA
- the pflB gene encoding formate C-acetyltransferase produces the protein MTQVLENVKNAWENFKGEKWKAEIDVRDFILNNVNVYEGEDSFLAEATEATKKLWDQVMDLTTKERENGGVLDMDTKIVSSITSHEPGYLNKDIEKVVGFQTDKPFKRSLQPYGGIRMAEQACEAYGYEMDKELSSIFRDWRKTHNQGVFDAYTPEMKAARKSGVITGLPDAYGRGRIIGDYRRVALYGIDRLIEAKKADFNLTGGVMSEETMRLREELSEQMRALQELKQMAASHGFDISKPATNTQEAFQWLYFAYLAAIKEQNGAAMSLGRTSTFLDVYIERDLANGTLTEEEAQEIVDHFIMKLRLVKFARTPDYNELFSGDPTWVTESIGGMALDGRPLVTKNSFRFLHTLDNLGPAPEPNLTVLWSKQLPENFKNYCAKMSIKTSAIQYENDDIMRPDYGDDYGIACCVSAMRIGKQMQFFGARANLAKALLYAINGGKDEKSKAQVGPEYAPIASEVLDYEEVMHKFDMTMEWLAGLYLNTLNVIHYMHDKYSYERIEMALHDTNVLRTMATGIAGLSVVADSLSAIKYAKVKPVRDENGIAVDFEIEGDFPKYGNNDDRVDEIAVNLVKTFMNKIRKHKTYRNSVHTMSILTITSNVVYGKKTGNTPDGRRTGEPFAPGANPMHGRDTKGALASLLSVAKLPYEDAQDGISNTFSIIPKALGKEDDVQVRNLVSMLDGYAIKEGHHLNINVFNRETLMDAMEHPEKYPQLTIRVSGYAVNFIKLTREQQIDVINRTMHESM, from the coding sequence ATGACTCAAGTATTAGAAAATGTTAAAAACGCATGGGAAAACTTTAAAGGTGAAAAATGGAAAGCAGAGATTGATGTTCGCGATTTCATTTTAAATAATGTAAACGTTTACGAGGGAGAGGACTCTTTCTTAGCGGAGGCAACTGAAGCAACGAAGAAACTTTGGGATCAAGTAATGGATTTAACAACAAAGGAACGTGAAAACGGTGGCGTTCTTGATATGGATACAAAAATTGTTTCTTCTATTACATCACATGAACCAGGATATTTAAATAAAGATATTGAGAAAGTGGTCGGTTTCCAAACTGATAAACCATTTAAACGTTCTTTACAACCATATGGTGGTATTCGTATGGCGGAACAAGCTTGTGAAGCGTATGGATATGAAATGGATAAAGAACTTAGCAGTATTTTCAGAGACTGGCGTAAAACTCATAATCAAGGTGTATTTGATGCATACACACCAGAAATGAAAGCGGCTCGTAAGTCAGGTGTTATTACTGGTCTTCCAGATGCATATGGACGTGGACGTATTATCGGTGATTATCGCCGCGTAGCATTATATGGTATAGATCGTTTAATTGAAGCGAAAAAAGCTGATTTTAATTTAACTGGTGGTGTAATGAGCGAAGAGACAATGCGCTTACGCGAAGAATTATCTGAGCAAATGCGTGCACTTCAAGAGTTAAAACAGATGGCTGCTTCTCATGGATTCGATATTTCTAAGCCAGCTACAAATACACAAGAGGCTTTCCAATGGTTATACTTTGCTTATCTTGCAGCAATTAAAGAGCAAAACGGGGCAGCAATGAGTCTTGGACGTACATCTACATTCTTAGATGTTTACATTGAAAGAGATTTAGCAAATGGTACTTTAACAGAAGAAGAAGCACAAGAAATCGTGGATCATTTCATTATGAAGTTACGTCTTGTGAAATTCGCAAGAACACCTGATTATAATGAACTATTCTCTGGTGATCCAACTTGGGTAACTGAATCTATCGGTGGTATGGCGTTAGACGGTCGTCCGTTAGTAACAAAAAACTCATTCCGTTTCTTGCATACATTAGATAATTTAGGACCAGCTCCAGAACCAAACTTAACAGTTCTTTGGTCTAAACAATTACCAGAGAACTTTAAAAACTACTGTGCGAAAATGTCTATTAAAACATCAGCAATTCAATATGAAAATGATGACATTATGCGTCCTGATTACGGCGATGACTACGGTATTGCTTGTTGTGTATCTGCAATGAGAATTGGTAAACAAATGCAGTTCTTCGGAGCACGTGCAAACTTAGCGAAAGCATTACTATATGCGATTAATGGCGGTAAAGATGAAAAATCGAAAGCGCAAGTTGGTCCTGAGTATGCACCAATTGCTTCTGAAGTATTAGATTACGAAGAAGTTATGCATAAGTTTGATATGACAATGGAATGGTTAGCAGGTCTATATTTAAACACATTAAATGTTATCCACTACATGCACGATAAATATAGCTACGAACGTATTGAAATGGCGCTTCATGATACAAATGTTCTTCGTACAATGGCAACAGGTATCGCAGGATTGTCTGTAGTAGCAGACTCATTAAGTGCAATTAAATACGCAAAAGTAAAACCAGTTCGTGATGAAAATGGTATTGCAGTTGACTTCGAAATTGAGGGGGATTTCCCTAAATACGGTAACAATGATGATCGTGTAGATGAAATCGCAGTAAATCTTGTGAAAACATTTATGAACAAGATTCGCAAACATAAAACATACCGTAACTCTGTTCATACAATGTCAATCTTAACAATTACATCTAACGTCGTATACGGTAAGAAAACTGGTAACACTCCAGATGGCCGTCGTACTGGAGAACCATTTGCACCGGGTGCAAACCCAATGCATGGCCGTGATACAAAAGGTGCATTGGCGTCATTATTATCTGTAGCTAAATTACCATATGAAGATGCACAAGATGGTATTTCAAATACATTCTCTATTATTCCAAAAGCACTTGGTAAAGAAGATGATGTACAAGTACGCAACTTAGTATCTATGCTTGATGGATATGCAATAAAAGAAGGACATCACTTAAATATTAACGTATTTAATCGTGAAACATTAATGGATGCAATGGAGCACCCTGAAAAATATCCACAATTAACAATTCGTGTATCTGGTTACGCTGTTAACTTTATTAAATTAACTCGTGAACAACAAATTGATGTAATTAACCGTACAATGCATGAAAGCATGTAA
- a CDS encoding YfhE family protein yields the protein MDKKKRDKAKNTLSSTQEVLYQREFRKADRAAGYRSKSI from the coding sequence ATGGATAAAAAGAAACGTGACAAAGCGAAAAACACATTATCTAGTACACAAGAAGTTCTTTATCAACGAGAATTTCGAAAAGCAGATCGTGCAGCGGGATATCGCTCAAAAAGTATTTAA